One Miscanthus floridulus cultivar M001 chromosome 11, ASM1932011v1, whole genome shotgun sequence DNA window includes the following coding sequences:
- the LOC136492743 gene encoding uncharacterized protein isoform X4: MAADSSMGFHQGITASLYNHHMLSFQSNSDVGISGGDATGGMVMAPASVSGDSSNAGLFLSPNTGVIGNASGVAPARTSSGDAFRGTWTPKYKYAREPNIMRYIKIAAMLPNRTIRDVALRCWWATGKERRKKPDGFYTGKKTRDMKPIQDKMVASVPIANFHMTPTTNVTPFSISMQHPNQQSQVHKEAPVVDSATQRLLEENNQLLNQISANIETFKTVENTDLFLRTSNNIKTILSRMSETPGIMGQMPPLPLSINEDHINSLIQLNRLVASYGTASISHHTKQEP, encoded by the exons ATGGCAGCTGACTCCAGCATGGGGTTTCACCAGGGGATCACCGCCTCGCTGTACAACCATCACATGCTTTCGTTCCAGTCCAACAGCGACGTCGGCATCAGCGGCGGCGACGCCACCGGTGGCATGGTCATGGCCCCGGCGAGTGTGAGTGGCGACAGTAGCAACGCCGGGCTGTTCCTCTCCCCAAACACAGGGGTCATCGGCAACGCGTCGGGGGTTGCCCCGGCAAGGACCTCGTCGGGGGATGCGTTCCGTGGCACCTGGACGCCCAAGTATAA GTATGCTCGTGAACCTAATATCATGAGGTACATTAAGATAGCTGCTATGCTTCCTAACAGGACCATCAGGGATGTTGCGCTGCGATGCTGGTGGGCTACA GgtaaagagagaaggaagaaACCTGATGGATTCTATACAGGGAAAAAAACGAGAGACATGAAG CCAATCCAGGACAAAATGGTTGCATCTGTCCCAATAGCTAATTTTCATATGACACCTACAACCAATGTAACCCCTTTTTCGATATCAATGCAACATCCAAATCAACAAAGTCAAGTTCACAAAGAAG CTCCTGTTGTCGATAGTGCAACCCAGCGTCTCCTGGAGGAAAATAATCAGTTACTTAACCAGATTTCTGCAAATATTGAAACATTCAAG ACAGTGGAGAACACAGATCTTTTTCTCCGCACGAGTAACAACATCAAAACAATTTTAAGCAG AATGAGTGAAACACCTGGTATCATGGGTCAGATGCCTCCATTGCCTTTATCCATAAATGAAGACCATATAAATTCGCTTATTCAACTCAACAGACTG GTTGCATCATATGGTACGGCAAGCATTTCTCATCATACCAAGCAAGAGCCATGA
- the LOC136492743 gene encoding uncharacterized protein isoform X3 yields MAADSSMGFHQGITASLYNHHMLSFQSNSDVGISGGDATGGMVMAPASVSGDSSNAGLFLSPNTGVIGNASGVAPARTSSGDAFRGTWTPKYKYAREPNIMRYIKIAAMLPNRTIRDVALRCWWATQGKERRKKPDGFYTGKKTRDMKPIQDKMVASVPIANFHMTPTTNVTPFSISMQHPNQQSQVHKEAPVVDSATQRLLEENNQLLNQISANIETFKTVENTDLFLRTSNNIKTILSRMSETPGIMGQMPPLPLSINEDHINSLIQLNRLVASYGTASISHHTKQEP; encoded by the exons ATGGCAGCTGACTCCAGCATGGGGTTTCACCAGGGGATCACCGCCTCGCTGTACAACCATCACATGCTTTCGTTCCAGTCCAACAGCGACGTCGGCATCAGCGGCGGCGACGCCACCGGTGGCATGGTCATGGCCCCGGCGAGTGTGAGTGGCGACAGTAGCAACGCCGGGCTGTTCCTCTCCCCAAACACAGGGGTCATCGGCAACGCGTCGGGGGTTGCCCCGGCAAGGACCTCGTCGGGGGATGCGTTCCGTGGCACCTGGACGCCCAAGTATAA GTATGCTCGTGAACCTAATATCATGAGGTACATTAAGATAGCTGCTATGCTTCCTAACAGGACCATCAGGGATGTTGCGCTGCGATGCTGGTGGGCTACA CAGGgtaaagagagaaggaagaaACCTGATGGATTCTATACAGGGAAAAAAACGAGAGACATGAAG CCAATCCAGGACAAAATGGTTGCATCTGTCCCAATAGCTAATTTTCATATGACACCTACAACCAATGTAACCCCTTTTTCGATATCAATGCAACATCCAAATCAACAAAGTCAAGTTCACAAAGAAG CTCCTGTTGTCGATAGTGCAACCCAGCGTCTCCTGGAGGAAAATAATCAGTTACTTAACCAGATTTCTGCAAATATTGAAACATTCAAG ACAGTGGAGAACACAGATCTTTTTCTCCGCACGAGTAACAACATCAAAACAATTTTAAGCAG AATGAGTGAAACACCTGGTATCATGGGTCAGATGCCTCCATTGCCTTTATCCATAAATGAAGACCATATAAATTCGCTTATTCAACTCAACAGACTG GTTGCATCATATGGTACGGCAAGCATTTCTCATCATACCAAGCAAGAGCCATGA
- the LOC136492743 gene encoding uncharacterized protein isoform X1 — MAADSSMGFHQGITASLYNHHMLSFQSNSDVGISGGDATGGMVMAPASVSGDSSNAGLFLSPNTGVIGNASGVAPARTSSGDAFRGTWTPKYKYVTAPPSDWSDREVAILKEGLVRYAREPNIMRYIKIAAMLPNRTIRDVALRCWWATQGKERRKKPDGFYTGKKTRDMKPIQDKMVASVPIANFHMTPTTNVTPFSISMQHPNQQSQVHKEAPVVDSATQRLLEENNQLLNQISANIETFKTVENTDLFLRTSNNIKTILSRMSETPGIMGQMPPLPLSINEDHINSLIQLNRLVASYGTASISHHTKQEP, encoded by the exons ATGGCAGCTGACTCCAGCATGGGGTTTCACCAGGGGATCACCGCCTCGCTGTACAACCATCACATGCTTTCGTTCCAGTCCAACAGCGACGTCGGCATCAGCGGCGGCGACGCCACCGGTGGCATGGTCATGGCCCCGGCGAGTGTGAGTGGCGACAGTAGCAACGCCGGGCTGTTCCTCTCCCCAAACACAGGGGTCATCGGCAACGCGTCGGGGGTTGCCCCGGCAAGGACCTCGTCGGGGGATGCGTTCCGTGGCACCTGGACGCCCAAGTATAAGTACGTCACTGCTCCTCCTTCGGATTGGAGTGACCGTGAGGTAGCCATACTGAAGGAAGGGCTTGTGAG GTATGCTCGTGAACCTAATATCATGAGGTACATTAAGATAGCTGCTATGCTTCCTAACAGGACCATCAGGGATGTTGCGCTGCGATGCTGGTGGGCTACA CAGGgtaaagagagaaggaagaaACCTGATGGATTCTATACAGGGAAAAAAACGAGAGACATGAAG CCAATCCAGGACAAAATGGTTGCATCTGTCCCAATAGCTAATTTTCATATGACACCTACAACCAATGTAACCCCTTTTTCGATATCAATGCAACATCCAAATCAACAAAGTCAAGTTCACAAAGAAG CTCCTGTTGTCGATAGTGCAACCCAGCGTCTCCTGGAGGAAAATAATCAGTTACTTAACCAGATTTCTGCAAATATTGAAACATTCAAG ACAGTGGAGAACACAGATCTTTTTCTCCGCACGAGTAACAACATCAAAACAATTTTAAGCAG AATGAGTGAAACACCTGGTATCATGGGTCAGATGCCTCCATTGCCTTTATCCATAAATGAAGACCATATAAATTCGCTTATTCAACTCAACAGACTG GTTGCATCATATGGTACGGCAAGCATTTCTCATCATACCAAGCAAGAGCCATGA
- the LOC136492743 gene encoding uncharacterized protein isoform X2, with the protein MAADSSMGFHQGITASLYNHHMLSFQSNSDVGISGGDATGGMVMAPASVSGDSSNAGLFLSPNTGVIGNASGVAPARTSSGDAFRGTWTPKYKYVTAPPSDWSDREVAILKEGLVRYAREPNIMRYIKIAAMLPNRTIRDVALRCWWATGKERRKKPDGFYTGKKTRDMKPIQDKMVASVPIANFHMTPTTNVTPFSISMQHPNQQSQVHKEAPVVDSATQRLLEENNQLLNQISANIETFKTVENTDLFLRTSNNIKTILSRMSETPGIMGQMPPLPLSINEDHINSLIQLNRLVASYGTASISHHTKQEP; encoded by the exons ATGGCAGCTGACTCCAGCATGGGGTTTCACCAGGGGATCACCGCCTCGCTGTACAACCATCACATGCTTTCGTTCCAGTCCAACAGCGACGTCGGCATCAGCGGCGGCGACGCCACCGGTGGCATGGTCATGGCCCCGGCGAGTGTGAGTGGCGACAGTAGCAACGCCGGGCTGTTCCTCTCCCCAAACACAGGGGTCATCGGCAACGCGTCGGGGGTTGCCCCGGCAAGGACCTCGTCGGGGGATGCGTTCCGTGGCACCTGGACGCCCAAGTATAAGTACGTCACTGCTCCTCCTTCGGATTGGAGTGACCGTGAGGTAGCCATACTGAAGGAAGGGCTTGTGAG GTATGCTCGTGAACCTAATATCATGAGGTACATTAAGATAGCTGCTATGCTTCCTAACAGGACCATCAGGGATGTTGCGCTGCGATGCTGGTGGGCTACA GgtaaagagagaaggaagaaACCTGATGGATTCTATACAGGGAAAAAAACGAGAGACATGAAG CCAATCCAGGACAAAATGGTTGCATCTGTCCCAATAGCTAATTTTCATATGACACCTACAACCAATGTAACCCCTTTTTCGATATCAATGCAACATCCAAATCAACAAAGTCAAGTTCACAAAGAAG CTCCTGTTGTCGATAGTGCAACCCAGCGTCTCCTGGAGGAAAATAATCAGTTACTTAACCAGATTTCTGCAAATATTGAAACATTCAAG ACAGTGGAGAACACAGATCTTTTTCTCCGCACGAGTAACAACATCAAAACAATTTTAAGCAG AATGAGTGAAACACCTGGTATCATGGGTCAGATGCCTCCATTGCCTTTATCCATAAATGAAGACCATATAAATTCGCTTATTCAACTCAACAGACTG GTTGCATCATATGGTACGGCAAGCATTTCTCATCATACCAAGCAAGAGCCATGA
- the LOC136494069 gene encoding uncharacterized protein At2g24330-like, with protein sequence MAEGDAPAAAAAAAAAASPRSPMPPETPATQKRRQRGLVSRVWKGIFGGREDVEKLLRALSKEEEAVRARLRRRARASRQSAHNVLALAAALEIVAVGYAIMTTRSPDISWQMRAVRVLPMFLVPALAALIYSAITSLAKMLDNRDQQTLEKLRTERQAKIDELKERTNYYTTQQLIQRYDLDPAAKAAAATVLASKLGADSGLRVFLGDESSRDAALGKSNDNNLGQTGLRQRKGHLSNGAGRAQSLEPFDSSYVYDGSEEGPSTPNQRNVEHFRGPADNDGGWLARVAALLVGEDPTQCYALICGNCHMHNGLARKEDFAFVTYYCPHCNALNGSRQHEDHELVPNSGKESPDSQSGGIIGQGGASLATSGAVSPVASSLPTVEELSAEESGEKASSDQPAN encoded by the exons ATGGCCGAAGGCGAcgcgcctgccgccgccgccgccgccgcggcggcggcgtccccgCGGTCGCCCATGCCGCCGGAGACGCCGGCGACGCAGAAGCGGAGGCAGCGGGGGCTCGTGTCGCGGGTGTGGAAGGGCATCTTCGGCGGCCGCGAGGACGTCGAGAAGCTGCTGCGGGCGCTgtccaaggaggaggaggccgtGCGGGCGCGCCTCCGCCGCCGGGCCCGCGCCTCCCGCCAGTCCGCGCACAACGTCCTCGCCCTCGCCGCCGCGCTCGAG ATTGTTGCAGTTGGATATGCCATCATGACTACGAGATCGCCGGACATCAGCTGGCAGATGAGGGCAGTCAGGGTGCTGCCCATGTTCCTTGTTCCTGCTCTAGCTGCTCTCATCTACTCGGCCATTACAAGCCTCGCGAAAATGC TTGATAACAGAGACCAACAAACTCTTGAAAAGCTTCGAACTGAAAGGCAAGCCAAgattgatgaattgaaggagagaACAAATTACTACACTACTCAGCAACTTATACAG AGATATGATCTTGACCCAGCTGCAAAGGCTGCAGCGGCAACAGTTTTGGCATCCAAGTTGGGCGCTGATTCTGGATTGAGAGTCTTTTTGGGAGATGAATCAAGCAGGGATGCAGCACTGGGTAAAAGTAATGATAATAATCTTGGACAAACTGGACTTAGGCAAAGAAAAGGACACTTAAGCAATGGTGCTGGAAGGGCCCAGTCCCTTGAGCCATTTGACAGCTCATATGTGTATGATGGTAGTGAAGAAGGCCCCAGCACTCCTAATCAGAGGAATGTTGAGCACTTCAGAGGTCCAGCTGATAATGATGGGGGATGGCTTGCACGAGTAGCAGCTCTGCTTGTAGGAGAGGATCCAACACAGTGCTACGCTCTAATTTGTGGTAACTGCCATATGCATAATG GTCTTGCGAGGAAAGAGGACTTTGCCTTCGTCACATACTACTGTCCTCACTGTAATGCCCTCAATGGATCCCGGCAACATGAGGACCATGAATTGGTACCTAATTCTGGCAAGGAGAGTCCGGATTCTCAATCTGGTGGAATCATTGGCCAAGGTGGTGCAAGCCTTGCAACCTCAGGTGCTGTAAGTCCTGTTGCAAGCAGCCTACCAACCGTTGAAGAACTCTCTGCAGAAGAATCTGGGGAGAAGGCGAGCAGTGACCAACCTGCCAATTGA